Proteins from a genomic interval of Zingiber officinale cultivar Zhangliang chromosome 2A, Zo_v1.1, whole genome shotgun sequence:
- the LOC122041378 gene encoding O-fucosyltransferase 29-like isoform X3: MAEAMEKQLILQVLNTVLLPCLSTDPQKCICTAWFFRRRRLISRSVLCGAVLFSLGLVSLFTGQIAADLEWSSRIRGRWRSKRVGYREPRNMWKSEFTNIYYGCSNRSPHFRAAIQERISNGYLLIATSGGLNQQRTGIIDAVVVAWILNATLVVPELDHHSFWRDDSDFANIFDVDWFISYLSKDVTIIKRIPDKIMRSMEKPPYTMRPPRKSTPEYYLDQVLPILLRRRLTKFDYRLTNALDEELQKLRCRVNFHGLRFTNPIVVIAQNLVKRMHAMASQYVAIHLRFEPDMLAFSGCYFGGGEKERSELGEIRKRWETLSDLTAEGEQSRGKCPLTPHEVGLMLRALGFANDTHLYVASGEIYGGEKTLQPLKDLFPHFYTKEMLAGVDLQPFLPFSSRLAAIDYIVCYESDVFITNNNGNMAKILAGHRRYAGHRRTIRPNARRLSSLFKALHEMEWEIFSRKVRLVQRGFMGEPDEMRPGRGDFHEFPSSCVCQKPLQLEIAGLPRKSRANATLGNTESGR; encoded by the exons ATGGCCGAGGCGATGGAGAAGCAGCTCATTCTCCAGGTTCTGAACACGGTCTTGCTGCCTTGCTTATCCACTGACCCCCAAAAATGTATCTGCACCGCTTGGTTTTTCCGGAGAAGGAGGTTGATCTCGCGCTCGGTTTTGTGTGGGGCGGTGCTTTTCAGCCTCGGCCTTGTTTCGCTCTTCACCGGCCAGATCGCCGCCGACCTGGAGTGGTCGTCGCGGATACGAGGACGGTGGCGATCCAAAAGG GTCGGATACAGGGAACCAAGAAATATGTGGAAATCAGAATTCACTAATATTTATTATGGTTGTAGCAACAGAAGTCCTCATTTTAGAG CAGCAATTCAAGAGAGAATATCCAATGGCTACCTATTAATTGCAACAAGTGGAGGACTAAATCAACAGAGAACAGGG ATAATAGATGCTGTTGTTGTAGCCTGGATATTAAATGCCACACTGGTTGTTCCAGAGCTCGACCATCATTCTTTTTGGAGAGATGACAG TGATTTTGCTAATATTTTTGATGTCGACTGGTTCATTTCCTACCTTTCAAAAGATGTCACTATTATTAAAAGGATACCTGACAAAATAATGAGGTCAATGGAAAAACCTCCGTATACAATGCGTCCCCCAAGAAAATCTACTCCTGAATATTATCTTGATCAGGTGCTGCCAATACTCTTGCGGAGACGT TTGACGAAGTTTGATTACAGGCTAACAAATGCACTTGATGAGGAACTCCAAAAGTTGCGGTGTCGTGTAAATTTTCACGGGCTGAGATTTACAAATCCTATTGTAGTGATTgctcagaatctagtcaagagaATGCATGCAATGGCCTCTCAATATGTTGCCATTCATTTGAG GTTTGAGCCTGACATGCTTGCATTTTCTGGCTGTTACTTTGGAGGTGGAGAAAAAGAACGCAGTGAGCTTGGTGAAATTAGGAAGCGTTGGGAAACATTATCG GATTTGACTGCTGAGGGTGAGCAAAGCCGAGGAAAATGTCCATTAACTCCACATGAAGTAGGTTTAATGTTAAGGGCTCTTGGCTTTGCAAATGACACACATCTTTATGTCGCTTCTGGTGAGATATATGGTGGAGAAAAGACATTGCAGCCTCTTAAAGACCTATTTCCACATTTTTATACAAAGGAGATGCTTGCAGGAGTAGACTTGCAGCCCTTCCTTCCATTTTCTTCTCGTCTTGCTGCTATTGACTATATCGTTTGTTATGAGAGTGATGTCTTTATCACAAATAACAACGGTAATATGGCAAAGATTCTTGCAGGTCACCG GAGGTATGCTGGACACCGGAGAACCATAAGGCCAAATGCTAGGAGGCTGAGCTCTTTGTTTAAGGCGCTTCATGAGATGGAATGGGAGATATTTTCTCGGAAGGTGAGGTTAGTCCAGCGAGGATTCATGGGGGAGCCAGATGAGATGAGGCCCGGTCGCGGTGACTTCCACGAATTTCCATCTTCTTGTGTTTGCCAAAAACCTCTTCAGCTCGAAATAGCTGGACTCCCAAGGAAGTCCAGAGCAAATGCAACTTTGGGAAACACAGAAAGTGGACGATAG
- the LOC122041378 gene encoding O-fucosyltransferase 29-like isoform X1 gives MAEAMEKQLILQVLNTVLLPCLSTDPQKCICTAWFFRRRRLISRSVLCGAVLFSLGLVSLFTGQIAADLEWSSRIRGRWRSKRVGYREPRNMWKSEFTNIYYGCSNRSPHFRAAIQERISNGYLLIATSGGLNQQRTGIIDAVVVAWILNATLVVPELDHHSFWRDDSDFANIFDVDWFISYLSKDVTIIKRIPDKIMRSMEKPPYTMRPPRKSTPEYYLDQVLPILLRRRAVQLTKFDYRLTNALDEELQKLRCRVNFHGLRFTNPIVVIAQNLVKRMHAMASQYVAIHLRFEPDMLAFSGCYFGGGEKERSELGEIRKRWETLSDLTAEGEQSRGKCPLTPHEVGLMLRALGFANDTHLYVASGEIYGGEKTLQPLKDLFPHFYTKEMLAGVDLQPFLPFSSRLAAIDYIVCYESDVFITNNNGNMAKILAGHRRYAGHRRTIRPNARRLSSLFKALHEMEWEIFSRKVRLVQRGFMGEPDEMRPGRGDFHEFPSSCVCQKPLQLEIAGLPRKSRANATLGNTESGR, from the exons ATGGCCGAGGCGATGGAGAAGCAGCTCATTCTCCAGGTTCTGAACACGGTCTTGCTGCCTTGCTTATCCACTGACCCCCAAAAATGTATCTGCACCGCTTGGTTTTTCCGGAGAAGGAGGTTGATCTCGCGCTCGGTTTTGTGTGGGGCGGTGCTTTTCAGCCTCGGCCTTGTTTCGCTCTTCACCGGCCAGATCGCCGCCGACCTGGAGTGGTCGTCGCGGATACGAGGACGGTGGCGATCCAAAAGG GTCGGATACAGGGAACCAAGAAATATGTGGAAATCAGAATTCACTAATATTTATTATGGTTGTAGCAACAGAAGTCCTCATTTTAGAG CAGCAATTCAAGAGAGAATATCCAATGGCTACCTATTAATTGCAACAAGTGGAGGACTAAATCAACAGAGAACAGGG ATAATAGATGCTGTTGTTGTAGCCTGGATATTAAATGCCACACTGGTTGTTCCAGAGCTCGACCATCATTCTTTTTGGAGAGATGACAG TGATTTTGCTAATATTTTTGATGTCGACTGGTTCATTTCCTACCTTTCAAAAGATGTCACTATTATTAAAAGGATACCTGACAAAATAATGAGGTCAATGGAAAAACCTCCGTATACAATGCGTCCCCCAAGAAAATCTACTCCTGAATATTATCTTGATCAGGTGCTGCCAATACTCTTGCGGAGACGT GCTGTGCAGTTGACGAAGTTTGATTACAGGCTAACAAATGCACTTGATGAGGAACTCCAAAAGTTGCGGTGTCGTGTAAATTTTCACGGGCTGAGATTTACAAATCCTATTGTAGTGATTgctcagaatctagtcaagagaATGCATGCAATGGCCTCTCAATATGTTGCCATTCATTTGAG GTTTGAGCCTGACATGCTTGCATTTTCTGGCTGTTACTTTGGAGGTGGAGAAAAAGAACGCAGTGAGCTTGGTGAAATTAGGAAGCGTTGGGAAACATTATCG GATTTGACTGCTGAGGGTGAGCAAAGCCGAGGAAAATGTCCATTAACTCCACATGAAGTAGGTTTAATGTTAAGGGCTCTTGGCTTTGCAAATGACACACATCTTTATGTCGCTTCTGGTGAGATATATGGTGGAGAAAAGACATTGCAGCCTCTTAAAGACCTATTTCCACATTTTTATACAAAGGAGATGCTTGCAGGAGTAGACTTGCAGCCCTTCCTTCCATTTTCTTCTCGTCTTGCTGCTATTGACTATATCGTTTGTTATGAGAGTGATGTCTTTATCACAAATAACAACGGTAATATGGCAAAGATTCTTGCAGGTCACCG GAGGTATGCTGGACACCGGAGAACCATAAGGCCAAATGCTAGGAGGCTGAGCTCTTTGTTTAAGGCGCTTCATGAGATGGAATGGGAGATATTTTCTCGGAAGGTGAGGTTAGTCCAGCGAGGATTCATGGGGGAGCCAGATGAGATGAGGCCCGGTCGCGGTGACTTCCACGAATTTCCATCTTCTTGTGTTTGCCAAAAACCTCTTCAGCTCGAAATAGCTGGACTCCCAAGGAAGTCCAGAGCAAATGCAACTTTGGGAAACACAGAAAGTGGACGATAG
- the LOC122041378 gene encoding O-fucosyltransferase 29-like isoform X2 has translation MAEAMEKQLILQVLNTVLLPCLSTDPQKCICTAWFFRRRRLISRSVLCGAVLFSLGLVSLFTGQIAADLEWSSRIRGRWRSKRVGYREPRNMWKSEFTNIYYGCSNRSPHFRAIQERISNGYLLIATSGGLNQQRTGIIDAVVVAWILNATLVVPELDHHSFWRDDSDFANIFDVDWFISYLSKDVTIIKRIPDKIMRSMEKPPYTMRPPRKSTPEYYLDQVLPILLRRRAVQLTKFDYRLTNALDEELQKLRCRVNFHGLRFTNPIVVIAQNLVKRMHAMASQYVAIHLRFEPDMLAFSGCYFGGGEKERSELGEIRKRWETLSDLTAEGEQSRGKCPLTPHEVGLMLRALGFANDTHLYVASGEIYGGEKTLQPLKDLFPHFYTKEMLAGVDLQPFLPFSSRLAAIDYIVCYESDVFITNNNGNMAKILAGHRRYAGHRRTIRPNARRLSSLFKALHEMEWEIFSRKVRLVQRGFMGEPDEMRPGRGDFHEFPSSCVCQKPLQLEIAGLPRKSRANATLGNTESGR, from the exons ATGGCCGAGGCGATGGAGAAGCAGCTCATTCTCCAGGTTCTGAACACGGTCTTGCTGCCTTGCTTATCCACTGACCCCCAAAAATGTATCTGCACCGCTTGGTTTTTCCGGAGAAGGAGGTTGATCTCGCGCTCGGTTTTGTGTGGGGCGGTGCTTTTCAGCCTCGGCCTTGTTTCGCTCTTCACCGGCCAGATCGCCGCCGACCTGGAGTGGTCGTCGCGGATACGAGGACGGTGGCGATCCAAAAGG GTCGGATACAGGGAACCAAGAAATATGTGGAAATCAGAATTCACTAATATTTATTATGGTTGTAGCAACAGAAGTCCTCATTTTAGAG CAATTCAAGAGAGAATATCCAATGGCTACCTATTAATTGCAACAAGTGGAGGACTAAATCAACAGAGAACAGGG ATAATAGATGCTGTTGTTGTAGCCTGGATATTAAATGCCACACTGGTTGTTCCAGAGCTCGACCATCATTCTTTTTGGAGAGATGACAG TGATTTTGCTAATATTTTTGATGTCGACTGGTTCATTTCCTACCTTTCAAAAGATGTCACTATTATTAAAAGGATACCTGACAAAATAATGAGGTCAATGGAAAAACCTCCGTATACAATGCGTCCCCCAAGAAAATCTACTCCTGAATATTATCTTGATCAGGTGCTGCCAATACTCTTGCGGAGACGT GCTGTGCAGTTGACGAAGTTTGATTACAGGCTAACAAATGCACTTGATGAGGAACTCCAAAAGTTGCGGTGTCGTGTAAATTTTCACGGGCTGAGATTTACAAATCCTATTGTAGTGATTgctcagaatctagtcaagagaATGCATGCAATGGCCTCTCAATATGTTGCCATTCATTTGAG GTTTGAGCCTGACATGCTTGCATTTTCTGGCTGTTACTTTGGAGGTGGAGAAAAAGAACGCAGTGAGCTTGGTGAAATTAGGAAGCGTTGGGAAACATTATCG GATTTGACTGCTGAGGGTGAGCAAAGCCGAGGAAAATGTCCATTAACTCCACATGAAGTAGGTTTAATGTTAAGGGCTCTTGGCTTTGCAAATGACACACATCTTTATGTCGCTTCTGGTGAGATATATGGTGGAGAAAAGACATTGCAGCCTCTTAAAGACCTATTTCCACATTTTTATACAAAGGAGATGCTTGCAGGAGTAGACTTGCAGCCCTTCCTTCCATTTTCTTCTCGTCTTGCTGCTATTGACTATATCGTTTGTTATGAGAGTGATGTCTTTATCACAAATAACAACGGTAATATGGCAAAGATTCTTGCAGGTCACCG GAGGTATGCTGGACACCGGAGAACCATAAGGCCAAATGCTAGGAGGCTGAGCTCTTTGTTTAAGGCGCTTCATGAGATGGAATGGGAGATATTTTCTCGGAAGGTGAGGTTAGTCCAGCGAGGATTCATGGGGGAGCCAGATGAGATGAGGCCCGGTCGCGGTGACTTCCACGAATTTCCATCTTCTTGTGTTTGCCAAAAACCTCTTCAGCTCGAAATAGCTGGACTCCCAAGGAAGTCCAGAGCAAATGCAACTTTGGGAAACACAGAAAGTGGACGATAG